The following is a genomic window from Platichthys flesus chromosome 13, fPlaFle2.1, whole genome shotgun sequence.
CCTGTTTCCTTGATCACAAGGCCAAGACCCTTACATTGTGCTGAAGACCTTCAAATGTACAAGGGACATTCACcttcttttcctgttttctaaAATATTTTACCGCTGGGATCATGTTATTAACAGTGAATCACCTTAAGAGAAGATTGAccctgttgtgtttcaggtgcAGTGTTCTGCTGAGGTGACAGGGGGCGCCGTGCAGGTGACCGTGTCAGGACTGAAAGCCGCAGACACAGATTTGTATCGCTGTCAGATCCAGGTCCTCTACCCTCCTCCATACCTGCGGCTCACTGGGAACGGGACCCTCATCCATGTCCCAGGTGAGGACTCGCTCTCTCGTGCGCCATCACCCGCTGCGCCCATAGCTCGTGCTCACTTTCCCGTTTGTCCACAGACAACTGTGACGCTCCCGTGCAGGAGAGGGTTCAGCagggtgatgaagaggagggtgaggagggtgaggcgGAGAAGGAACCAGTCAGCGCCCCTGTGGTGGTCCTGGTGATTCTGGTCATGTTCGTCCTCATCATCATAATCTACCTACAGGTCAGAACATAAATTTATTACTATACTATGTttagaatgaataaataataatattatattgtcTTTATATTGTatctttacttatttattactcttgatgatgtttctatTTTCCCTGTAACATGGCAAAGTTCCCCATAGAGAGAATTCAAATACAGTATTAATGTATTACATCACATCGTATCGCATTGTATAGTATACTAATGTATCAAATTGCAATGTATTGTACAAAAAGTATCAAGTAGTAAAGTATTCCATCGCATAATAGTATTAAATACTACGGAATTGCATCGTATAGTAATGTATGGTATCAAATTGTATCGTATCATTTTATCTTTACTCATGAATTTATTgagctgtttttaatgttgtaGAATCGAATGAGGGTCTAACTGAGGCCTTGAGGAGAAATGCTAGGTCCAACTACTTCAGCTAATACAGTGTTTACATGGTGCCGAAAGCAAACAATGTCTAATCAGCTGAGTTCACAAACCTGAGATCATGTAAAGTGTCTTttcaacagagagagaagaaggaaaagaaggtTTGTTGCTCATGAAGCGATTTTTGCCCCAATCCTCTTCGTTAATCTGACCAAGGGGCAGAAATATCAGTGAAAGCACAACAACACTAAACGTGTGTTTTCAATTTGCAGACTCTCCAGTGTGAACGAGGGAAGAAGGACCGTGTTGTTCCTGGGTCGGCTGCTGGAAGCTGCTGaagagccacagcagcagcagctttagaGTTAATGGATTCATGGTTAACGGATCCAGGGAGCACCTCTGTTCTCATTGAGGTTCCACATGTGGACGTCGGTGCAGGAGTTATTTCTTTAGCACCACAGTAATGTTTACATTGTTGTAAACTCaaactatattatattattttttctgtttaaaaacaaaatcacttgattttttatttggtagATGCTTCAGATCATTAAGGTGCATTATGGCCATAAAGGTTATTTGCCTGCAGTCTATTCGTAACTACCTCGTGTCTGTGTATTTTGCATTGTTCAGCAAATATtcatgttgtgtatttacttCAAGTAAAATGTTTCAACTTTTATTTGTACAATTTCTTATTCATCTCCTGTTCATATAAAACACATTAGCATTAATTGAATCAATAACGTTCCACATCTGAAGTAACTAAGCAGGatagaaaacatgaatattacATCCAAGATTTATgtgagataaataaatgaaaaatccaAATTTATTATGAAACATGCTGAGTTCAAAGTGACAGGAAATAGCAGAGTAATAGTGCACAGTAGATCTGAAGTTGTAGAAcaagaaccaccagggggcCTCACTTCAAGCTTGATGTATGACACTTAaactaaatatgtttttcaagggcaaatgaaaaaataatcccTCCCGCCCCTCTGGATCCACTGCCACTGTGAGAATAAATCCCTTagtgtgtctttattttcaaagataCAGTTTGATTGGCGGCTGTCAATCACTGTGGCTGACACTAAGTTCACCGGGAGCCGGTGAGTAGACCCAGGATGAGACAGAGCTGATCGTGAGCGTTCCAGCAGCCGTTCATGGTTCTGAGCCACGTCCTCAGAATCTGCTCTAGATCAAGAGAATAACTTGAGATGAATAATGAATATTCAGTTTGTCAGCAGATGCAAGGCGCCCTAGTTACGCTGCTGATGTGacgctcaagctcccactggcTGTTTTCCAGCCACGGAGACTTTTAGTGTGAAACCATTTCCTGCCTGTTGGTTTCAGATCTCACCTCAAGTCAGTCTTGAGTTTCGCTTTaagccaaaaaacaaaaacaagaaaacaagtattatgtgttgttgttatgttgGAACTCCCTCCCCCCTGACATCAGGAACATTGATCCAAATTCAATCGCTCTTTTTAAATCTAGCATCAAACCCCCCTGTTTAGGCACGAGTATGACTTTGAATGTACCTGTCTGCTGAAGTTgttggtctgctgctgctctgctttgtgcattttaaaaatttgaattaaCTTTATTGTTGACTGTTGTATGGCGACCTTGAGTATCTTGAAAGGCgccttataaataaaatgtattattattattattattattattgaagcTCCAGtcagattcaggtgaaaggatcCATTAGTAGAAATTGAGTATAAAATAATGCTAGTGATGTTTTTACTAGTGTGTCATAATCTAAATTGAACAAATTGCTGCtttctttactctagaatgaaccctttatatttaaatactttatatttaaataccttatatttacatcaggagtgggtctTCTCTATGGAGGCGGCCAAGTTTTTTTTCGGCCTTAATCCTATAAACTGagcctttaaaaaaactaaaaagaagaaaaataataatttttgttgttttgttttaagcaAAGAACTAAAAAAGTTTGCTTCTCAAGCTTCTTTTAGTTTGAAGCCAATCAAGTAATAAGACCATCTCTTAAGATGATTCTGCAACAAGAGAATCACTGACTTTATTTTCCTGGACATAGAATCTTCAAGTAGAACATATCTTCACCGGAGACGGTCTCCCACAGAAGGATCATACGGACCAATCAGGGAGCAGAATTCAGTCGGACGGTGCATATTGAGTCTTtgtggttttcatttcattcagtcaCTTTCACAGAAGCACAGACCGTGAAAACAGGATGTGGGTTCGATGTGGGACAGATACTGTGATAGACGGCTGTAACTGTTGTTTTCTAACTCAAATATTTCCACTTTGAATAGGAGACAAGGCGAGAGAAGCTTTGTGAGGCTTGAAATGGTGGGATTTCGATTTTCAGTTTGGACTCATGatctcattttatttgtatatttggatttttggaTTTATATCTTGTGCGCCTGAATTCTTTCCTCCTGTGTAAATAGTCTCTCTCCACACTAACGCGGATATTATGCACAAAAGAAATCGGCCATATCCatgaatttatatattttttactccTTAGAGAACTCTTCGGGGTTACAGGTGCAATAACGACACAGAAAGCCTCTAATTAAAGTTGTGTTCTTCTGTTTTGAGtcttttcctgtttcattttgcagtttttattgttgttcctCATTTCAGAGCACTTCCTGTCTTGTCTGTTTTCcaggaatacattttaaaagacaaCGTATGATTCCCGAGCTTCGTTAATAATTATTCTCCTGGTGTGGTCGCCCACAATGTCTGGTCTGATAACGGCTTCTCCAAATTCACATCGACAGACTCGCTGCTAAAGGAAATGGTGTCACCCGCAGAATCTCCAACCCTAACATTTTATAGATCAacagtttgattgacagttgaTAAACAAACTAACCCCAGACTCTGATGATATCAGCGCCGATGCTCCACCTCAAggaagtgattttttttctcatctcagTAGCAGAATGTCGTGTGTTGTCATAGTGGTTGTCGTGCTGTGACAGGTTTTCAGTTGTTGTCCAGGTTTTTACGAGAAAGGAGCAGAAACGCTGAGATGATCGTCAacgtcttcatcatcttcatcagcacGGTTTATCTGAGCTGCCACCAAAGTCTCGGTATTGTCcttttttattgtgttataataatgaaaatacagAAGAACCAATACTAACGAGTAGTGAAACGTATACTGGTCTTCACTTTTTTTCTATACAAGCATTTAATTGTTGTTagaaattgattttaaattgattttcATTTTGCACTAGTATATGAGCAGCAGACATAGAACAAAAACGTGTGGaggaagattttatttttccttttgcatTTCGAGACTAAAGCTAAAATTAATTCAGGaccttttgttttgtattttgtgagtAAGACGTAagttaaaatgtataaataaaactaaatcacaGGAACATTTTGAGATAAGCCGCATTATTGAGATTCAAGTTGAAATGTTGAATAAATTAAACTTCTTTGGTCGTTTGGTCGTTAGAAGTTCCGTTATATGTTCTCCTCAGTTTGTTTATGACTACGAGAGAATTTCATTGTTACTAGATTCTGAAGAAAAATTTCACCAGTTTATCTCTCAtaaggtgtttttgtttttgtttttcttaaaagttCAACTTTGATCTTGAAATTTAACGATTATCCTCGACTTCCTGACTTTTCTTTCATGTGCTCGGCCCTTTAATATCCCTCCGTACACAGCAGCTTGTTCATGTGTTAAATGAGTGAGGAGCAAATCTTcagatgaggaaaagaaaagaaaaaagtgatgaattgaaaatgtgaa
Proteins encoded in this region:
- the cd28 gene encoding cytotoxic T-lymphocyte protein 4, which produces MQCMFLTLMGWTLVTLSLCRPVWTAAKVIQPYRVTSISGTAQVQCFIQPQPFYLQQTQPSDYSYPEEIRVTLLRGLHGSQGLCSTTLNFTEHGETSVEELGEVQCSAEVTGGAVQVTVSGLKAADTDLYRCQIQVLYPPPYLRLTGNGTLIHVPDNCDAPVQERVQQGDEEEGEEGEAEKEPVSAPVVVLVILVMFVLIIIIYLQTLQCERGKKDRVVPGSAAGSC